From the genome of Polypterus senegalus isolate Bchr_013 chromosome 8, ASM1683550v1, whole genome shotgun sequence:
TGGAAATTGAAATACCCTACAATTAGGAACCTATTGTAATTAGTTATTATTAGAGATATTACTTTTTTCTCAGAAGCTTAACCGTATTGACCAAAACAATATCCACATTCTCTAACCAGCTCATACAGGCTGCATAACACTTAAAAAATCTGGTGAAACTCCCCATCTACTCTGAAAAACTCTCTACATCATTCAAAACACTAAATACAAACTACAAAACGGTATAACACAGTCAAACAGTGAAACACATCAGTTCAACAGTAAACACACACAAGCAATCAGGGAGCATTCTCAGGCAAAACACTTAGGGCCGGTTTCCCGTACGGGGATTAAGCCTAGTCGTAgactaaatgtcattttaaacctgGATTTATTGAAGTAGCTTTCTCACACATGGATTACAATAGTCTCAGACTTGCACTAGTCTTGACTTAAACAATTGGATTTCTAGAAGTAGAATTAGACCTAATCCAGATCTAAATTAAGTCTTAAATTAAACCTGGTCAGAAGCAGGTTTAACCTCAGATTAAAAACTACTTGCCTCAAGGCTCATGTCCACAGTAGCAAAAAATGGATTACCTTGACTATTTCAATGACGGTAAGAGACCACCACCAAGGCCAGAAAGAAGGTTGCTAAAAGACAGGAGCAACCCACTAAATGATTTTGatgatttacattttcttgacCGTTTCCGTATGTCAAAGGAAAATGCAACAGAAATAATTGGTTTGCTGCAGCCCAAGCTTACAGGTGACTTAGTCAGAGGCACCCCTATTTCTCCTTCCTTACAAATATTAATTACCTTAAGGTTTTTGGCATGTGGAACCTACCATCGGGAAACTGGGGATTTGTGTGGTGTAGGTGAATCAACAGTGTGCAAAATAGTACACAAAGTCTGCAGTGCTATATGTGAACTGAAAAAGGATTTCATCAAGTTCCCAAATGCTGCTGAACAGGCCACCTGCAAGGTAGATTTCTATGAATATGGGAACTTCCCTGGAGTCATTGGTTGTATCGATGGCTGCCACATTCCCATCAAGTGTCCCTCTACAGCAGATGCTGAGGAATTCAGAAATCGTAAAAACTGGTTTTCAATAAATGTACAAGGAGTGTGCACTCCCACTATGCAGTTCTCCAATATTGTTGCACACTGGAAAGGTTCAACTCATGACTCAAGGATTTTCCACAACTCCTCTTTATATACTCAGTTTGAAGCAAGACAACACTCTGGAATTCTACTTGGTGACAGTGGGTATGCGCAGACAAACTTCTTGTTCACCCCTTATCCCCATCCAGTCAGACCAGAGCAACAGCGCTATAACCAAGCTCACATTCTCACCAGAGGGCTAATAGAGCGCATGTTTGGTGTATGGAAGAATTGTTTCCAGTGTCTCTGAAATACACTGCGGTTTGAACCTAGGAGGTGctgcattgttattattgcaaCAGCAGTGCTTCATAATTTTCTTAAACGGTGCAGCTGCCCAGACCCTgatattgaagatgatgatgaccaACATGTCCCCATCCCTGAGCTAGCCAATGACAGAAATGGACTTGCTTACAGAGATGCTTttgctttgcagcacttctcataAAAGGTGCTTGAATGATACATAAATGATTGGCATAGACAGGTAAAAAATTTcaggaaattttttttatttaactgaggTTTGGTTCCAAAGACAATTGACACTGCTGctgcttcatctctctctctttcatagaCAACTCAAGAtgaagaattttcattttgacttcatgttcttcttttaaatattttaatttacattcatgGAACTCTATGGCAAGTTTCTCATGAATGGTCATCCTTTTCCCTCTTGACCTGCTGCCTGGATTAGAGACTGCTGGATGCTGACTAATGCTACCACAGGAGACTGGATGCTGCTGCATGTTGGTGCTGGCTGCTGATGGATTCATTTGAGCCTCTTGACTGTTTCCTGCACCCCCCAAGTCCTGGGTGAAGATCAGGTCATCTTTGTATGGAAGAAAAAATCTAGTATTACATTTGACTTCAACAATAAAGGTCATTACGTCATTTTTGTTACAAGACATGACTtgcatttaattactgtatgttggATGGGATAACACATGTTACTGTAAATGAGACATGTCCTATCAAATGAGTCTTTGAAAGATTCCTCACCTGAACTGTCCAAATGGTCATCATCTGGAATACCTTCCAGGGGTTGCTGACTTTcaataatcccagccaacaagtccCCCAACTCCTCTGTGTCTGGTGGAACTGGAAGTCCCCCACCTGTCTTGAAACGCTCTTGACGCGTAGCAGCAGttgtttttttcaggtttatttttatgtttttccacaGGACCTTTACAAGATAATATACACTCTGAAGTTGGAGTTCTacataatattgttttctttttacatttcattgatgaaaacatttataatttactGATTTGTAAGAATGGGGCAACAATAAATCATACCTGAACTTGTTGGAGTGTCCGTTTGgttactttttcatttgagttgaattcattcaatatggaaatccatgctttcttcttcttgttttctgtacctgaatcatgctgtttgttttcaattacaggatagtttgatacaatttgtttaaaaagggtCTTCTCAAATTCACTGAAGTTTTTTGagcgttttcttttgtctttatccaTTTTTTGGTTAAGTGTAATGACTCCTGTTCCACACACTCCTTAAGACTAATGAATTACAAGTATTCCATACCAGGTTTTTATAGCAACCTCTCCTTAGCCACATGTGCATGCCATTAATCTAATCGGGTTTCCAAAAGATGATCTCACTTGTCCTTGATTACCTTAATCTGAGACTCTGTAGTCTAGAACTAGTTAATCCAAATTTAAGCAACATCTCAGAAAGTCAGTTGTTTAGTGTGGATTAATTTAAGTAGAATTAGCCTAGTCCTggtttattttaagcccttaacgGGAAACTGGGCCTTAGATCAGTAAAATaatctgtacagtaatccctcgctatatcgcgcttcaactttcgcggtatatgaaagcatatctaaatatatatcagatTTTTTGGTTGGTTCATGGATTTCagcggacaatgcgtcttttaatttatggtacatgcttcctcagtttgtttgccctgttgatttcataaaagggacgctattggcggatggcttagaagctacccaatcagagcatatattacatattaactaaaactcctcaatgctataagatatgcatcccgcgcggagcttgattgtttgcttgtctctgcctctctctcaccctctctgacattctct
Proteins encoded in this window:
- the LOC120534542 gene encoding putative nuclease HARBI1, yielding MDYLDYFNDGKRPPPRPERRLLKDRSNPLNDFDDLHFLDRFRMSKENATEIIGLLQPKLTGDLVRGTPISPSLQILITLRFLACGTYHRETGDLCGVGESTVCKIVHKVCSAICELKKDFIKFPNAAEQATCKVDFYEYGNFPGVIGCIDGCHIPIKCPSTADAEEFRNRKNWFSINVQGVCTPTMQFSNIVAHWKGSTHDSRIFHNSSLYTQFEARQHSGILLGDSGYAQTNFLFTPYPHPVRPEQQRYNQAHILTRGLIERMFGVWKNCFQCL
- the LOC120533869 gene encoding uncharacterized protein LOC120533869 is translated as MDKDKRKRSKNFSEFEKTLFKQIVSNYPVIENKQHDSGTENKKKKAWISILNEFNSNEKVTKRTLQQVQVLWKNIKINLKKTTAATRQERFKTGGGLPVPPDTEELGDLLAGIIESQQPLEGIPDDDHLDSSDDLIFTQDLGGAGNSQEAQMNPSAASTNMQQHPVSCGSISQHPAVSNPGSRSRGKRMTIHEKLAIEFHECKLKYLKEEHEVKMKILHLELSMKEREMKQQQCQLSLEPNLS